A stretch of the Pseudomonas sp. ACM7 genome encodes the following:
- the ftsE gene encoding cell division ATP-binding protein FtsE codes for MIRFEQVGKRYPNGHVGLHELSFRVRRGEFLFVTGHSGAGKSTLLRLLLAMERPTTGKLLLAGQDLSTISNAQIPYLRRQIGVVFQNHQLLFDRTVFNNIALPLQILGLSKAEIAKRVDSALERVALSDKTDLYPGDLSTGQQQRVGIARAIVHRPALLLADEPTGNLDPRLAAEIMGVFEDINRLGTSVLIASHDLALIARMRHRMLTLQRGRLIGDGEAGV; via the coding sequence ATGATTCGTTTCGAACAGGTCGGTAAGCGCTACCCGAACGGTCACGTCGGCTTGCATGAGCTGAGCTTTCGAGTCCGTCGGGGCGAGTTTTTGTTTGTGACCGGCCACTCTGGCGCGGGTAAAAGCACCTTATTGCGCCTGCTGCTGGCGATGGAGCGCCCGACCACCGGCAAATTGCTGCTGGCCGGGCAAGACCTGAGCACCATCAGCAACGCGCAGATTCCTTACCTGCGGCGGCAGATCGGTGTGGTGTTCCAGAATCACCAACTGCTGTTCGATCGCACGGTGTTCAACAACATCGCGCTGCCCTTGCAGATCCTTGGGTTGTCCAAGGCCGAGATCGCCAAGCGCGTGGATTCGGCGCTCGAGCGCGTGGCGCTGTCGGACAAAACCGATTTGTACCCCGGCGACCTGTCCACCGGTCAGCAGCAGCGCGTCGGCATCGCCCGCGCCATCGTTCACCGCCCGGCCTTGCTGCTGGCGGACGAACCGACCGGTAACCTTGATCCGCGTCTGGCGGCAGAAATCATGGGCGTGTTCGAAGACATCAACCGTCTTGGCACCAGCGTGCTGATTGCCAGTCACGACCTGGCACTGATCGCCCGCATGCGCCACCGCATGCTGACCCTGCAACGCGGCCGATTGATCGGTGACGGGGAGGCCGGCGTATGA
- the ftsX gene encoding permease-like cell division protein FtsX produces MSATRSPKVSERVAPKAADQQPQKKKRDDDDGPDFATLFRAWVESHRASLLDSLRRLGKQPIGSFFTCMVMAVALSLPMGLSLLLSNVERLGGSWQRAAQISLYLQIDASPAEGESLREQIKGMPGVADAEYVGRDQALEEFQQQSGLGEALKELPENPLPGVVLVTPNEVDKPALEALRQKLSELPKVQQAQLDLVWVERLAAILKLGDRFVFGLTVLLVSALLLVIGNTIRLHIENRRTEIEVIKLVGGTDSYVRRPFLYMGALYGFGAGILSWGVLAFGLDWLNDAVVGLAGLYGSDFALAGVPVADGLSLLLGAVLLGYIGAWIAVARHLRELAPK; encoded by the coding sequence ATGAGTGCGACACGCAGCCCCAAGGTTTCCGAGCGCGTGGCCCCGAAGGCCGCCGACCAGCAGCCGCAGAAGAAAAAACGCGACGATGATGACGGCCCGGATTTTGCCACACTGTTCCGCGCCTGGGTCGAGAGTCATCGCGCGAGCCTGCTCGATAGCTTGCGTCGTTTGGGCAAGCAGCCAATCGGTAGCTTCTTCACCTGCATGGTGATGGCGGTTGCCCTGAGTTTGCCGATGGGCCTGTCACTTTTGCTAAGTAACGTCGAGCGTCTTGGCGGTTCCTGGCAGCGTGCGGCGCAGATTTCCCTGTACCTGCAAATCGACGCCAGCCCCGCTGAAGGCGAGTCGTTGCGCGAGCAGATTAAAGGCATGCCTGGCGTAGCTGATGCTGAATATGTCGGCCGCGATCAGGCGCTGGAAGAGTTTCAGCAGCAGTCGGGTTTGGGCGAGGCGCTCAAGGAACTGCCGGAAAACCCGCTGCCAGGCGTGGTTTTGGTGACGCCGAATGAGGTCGATAAGCCAGCCCTTGAAGCATTACGACAAAAACTTTCCGAGTTGCCCAAGGTACAACAGGCGCAACTTGATCTAGTCTGGGTCGAGCGTCTGGCAGCCATCCTCAAGCTGGGTGACCGTTTTGTCTTCGGTCTGACCGTGCTTCTGGTTTCTGCATTACTTTTGGTGATAGGCAATACCATTCGTCTTCATATTGAAAACCGCCGCACAGAGATAGAAGTGATTAAACTCGTCGGCGGCACTGACAGCTATGTGCGCAGGCCCTTTCTGTATATGGGTGCGCTTTATGGCTTCGGTGCGGGGATTCTTTCCTGGGGCGTATTGGCGTTCGGCCTTGATTGGTTGAACGACGCGGTGGTGGGGCTGGCCGGACTGTACGGCAGTGATTTCGCGCTGGCCGGAGTGCCAGTTGCCGACGGTCTGTCTCTCTTGCTTGGCGCGGTGCTGTTGGGGTATATCGGTGCATGGATTGCAGTCGCACGCCACCTGAGGGAGCTTGCGCCTAAGTAG
- the rpoH gene encoding RNA polymerase sigma factor RpoH, translating to MTNSLQPAYALVPGANLEAYVHTVNSIPLLTPEQERELAESLYYEQDLGAARQMVLAHLRFVVHIARSYSGYGLAQADLIQEGNVGLMKAVKRFNPEMGVRLVSFAVHWIKAEIHEFILRNWRIVKVATTKAQRKLFFNLRSQKKRLAWLNNEEVQRVAESLGVEPREVREMESRLTGHDMAFDPAAEADDDSAFQSPANYLEDHRYDPARQLEDADWSDNSNHNLHEALEVLDDRSRDILYQRWLAEEKATLHDLAQKYNVSAERIRQLEKSAMNKLKLSIAA from the coding sequence ATGACCAATTCTTTGCAACCTGCATATGCTCTGGTCCCGGGTGCGAACCTGGAGGCTTATGTGCACACGGTGAACAGCATTCCATTGCTGACGCCGGAGCAGGAGCGTGAACTGGCCGAGAGTCTCTATTATGAGCAGGATTTGGGGGCGGCTCGGCAGATGGTGCTCGCCCACCTGCGTTTTGTTGTACATATCGCCCGTAGCTATTCCGGCTACGGTCTGGCTCAGGCTGACCTGATCCAGGAAGGCAACGTCGGCCTGATGAAGGCCGTGAAGCGCTTCAACCCGGAAATGGGTGTGCGTCTGGTTTCGTTCGCTGTGCACTGGATCAAGGCGGAAATCCACGAGTTCATCCTGCGCAACTGGCGCATTGTGAAAGTCGCGACCACCAAGGCCCAGCGCAAGCTGTTCTTCAACCTGCGCAGCCAGAAGAAGCGTCTGGCGTGGCTGAACAACGAGGAAGTCCAGCGTGTGGCGGAAAGCCTCGGTGTAGAGCCTCGGGAAGTGCGTGAGATGGAAAGTCGCCTGACCGGCCATGACATGGCCTTCGACCCGGCCGCGGAAGCGGACGACGACAGCGCATTCCAGTCGCCGGCCAACTACCTGGAAGACCACCGGTACGACCCGGCCCGTCAACTGGAAGATGCTGACTGGAGCGACAACTCGAACCACAACCTGCACGAAGCGCTTGAAGTGCTGGACGACCGCAGTCGTGACATCCTCTACCAGCGCTGGCTGGCAGAAGAAAAAGCCACGCTGCACGACCTGGCGCAGAAGTACAACGTGTCGGCCGAGCGTATTCGTCAGCTCGAGAAGAGCGCGATGAACAAGCTCAAGTTGTCGATTGCCGCCTAA
- the mtgA gene encoding monofunctional biosynthetic peptidoglycan transglycosylase, whose protein sequence is MLRLFLRRFTKALLWFAGGSVLLVLIFRVVPPPGTALMVERKVESWFDGEPIDLQRTWKPWDEISDDLKVAVIAGEDQKFPEHWGFDFGAIQAALAHNELGGSIRGASTLSQQVSKNLFLWSGRSWLRKGLEAWFTGLIEVFWPKQRILEVYLNSVEWDDGVFGAEAAARHHFGVSARSLSRQQASLLAAVLPNPRVWSASHPTNYVARRAGWIRQQMSQLGGDSYLAGLNDSRRAPWAQ, encoded by the coding sequence ATGCTGCGTTTATTTTTGCGACGATTCACGAAGGCCCTGCTCTGGTTCGCGGGTGGCAGCGTATTGCTGGTGCTGATCTTTCGCGTGGTACCGCCACCGGGAACCGCGTTGATGGTCGAGCGCAAGGTCGAATCCTGGTTCGACGGCGAGCCCATCGACCTGCAACGTACCTGGAAACCCTGGGATGAAATCTCCGATGACCTGAAAGTCGCAGTGATTGCCGGCGAGGATCAGAAATTCCCGGAGCATTGGGGTTTTGACTTTGGCGCGATCCAGGCCGCACTGGCCCACAACGAGCTCGGCGGATCGATTCGCGGCGCCAGCACCTTGAGTCAGCAGGTCTCTAAGAATCTGTTTCTGTGGTCCGGCCGCAGCTGGCTGCGCAAAGGCCTGGAAGCCTGGTTTACCGGGCTGATCGAAGTGTTCTGGCCCAAGCAGCGAATTCTTGAGGTGTATCTGAACAGCGTCGAGTGGGATGACGGGGTGTTTGGCGCGGAAGCAGCAGCCAGGCATCACTTTGGCGTCAGCGCTCGTTCGCTGTCCCGTCAGCAGGCCAGTTTGCTGGCGGCGGTGTTGCCTAACCCGCGAGTGTGGAGTGCCAGTCATCCAACTAACTACGTCGCACGGCGAGCGGGATGGATTCGACAGCAGATGAGTCAGCTCGGTGGCGACAGCTACCTTGCAGGGCTCAATGATTCGCGGCGGGCGCCTTGGGCACAGTAA
- a CDS encoding DUF423 domain-containing protein, whose product MLRGFLMLVAFFGFTGVALGAFAAHGLKSRLTPEYLAIFHTGVTYQLVHTLALLGVALLATQIPGRLITWAGASFVIGILLFSGSLYLLTITGVSKLGIITPFGGLAFLVGWFCLGLAAWRLS is encoded by the coding sequence ATGCTGCGTGGCTTTCTGATGCTGGTCGCTTTCTTCGGCTTCACCGGCGTTGCCCTTGGCGCGTTTGCCGCCCATGGCTTGAAAAGCCGCCTGACGCCCGAGTACCTGGCGATTTTCCACACCGGCGTGACCTACCAATTGGTGCACACGTTGGCCTTGCTGGGCGTTGCACTGCTGGCCACGCAGATTCCCGGTCGCCTGATCACGTGGGCGGGTGCATCATTTGTCATTGGCATACTGCTGTTTTCCGGCAGTCTGTACCTGTTGACCATAACCGGCGTCAGCAAGCTCGGGATCATCACCCCCTTCGGCGGCCTGGCGTTTCTGGTCGGCTGGTTCTGCCTGGGGCTTGCCGCCTGGCGGTTGAGCTGA
- the thiS gene encoding sulfur carrier protein ThiS: protein MRIQLNGESLELPDGETVAALLTRLELTGRRVAVELNLDIVPRSQHAETTLNDGDSVEVVHAIGGG, encoded by the coding sequence ATGCGCATTCAGTTGAACGGCGAATCCCTTGAACTGCCCGACGGTGAAACCGTTGCGGCCCTGCTGACCCGTCTGGAGCTGACCGGACGCCGGGTGGCGGTCGAACTCAATCTGGATATCGTCCCGCGCAGCCAGCACGCAGAAACCACGCTGAACGACGGCGATTCCGTCGAAGTGGTCCACGCCATCGGCGGCGGCTAG
- a CDS encoding thiazole synthase, which produces MSIVRSDKPFVLAGRTYQSRLLVGTGKYRDMEETRLAIEASGAEIVTFAVRRTNLGQNPGEPNLLEVLSPDRYTFLPNTAGCFDATEAVRTCRLARELLGGHNLVKLEVLADQKTLFPNVIETLKAAEVLVKEGFDVMVYTSDDPIIARQLAEIGCIAVMPLAGLIGTGLGICNPYNLQIILEEAKIPVLVDAGVGTASDATIAMELGCEAVLMNSAIAHAQQPIMMAEAMKHAIVAGRLAYLAGRMPKKLYASASSPLDGLIK; this is translated from the coding sequence ATGAGCATCGTTCGTAGCGACAAGCCCTTCGTCCTGGCCGGTCGTACTTACCAGTCACGTTTGCTGGTAGGTACCGGCAAGTACCGCGACATGGAAGAAACCCGCCTGGCCATCGAAGCCTCGGGTGCCGAGATCGTCACCTTCGCCGTGCGCCGCACCAACCTCGGCCAGAACCCGGGCGAACCGAACCTGCTCGAAGTCCTGTCGCCGGATCGCTACACCTTCCTGCCTAACACCGCCGGTTGCTTCGACGCTACCGAGGCTGTGCGCACCTGCCGCCTGGCCCGTGAGCTGCTCGGTGGCCACAACCTGGTGAAGCTGGAAGTGCTGGCGGACCAGAAAACCCTGTTCCCCAACGTGATCGAAACCCTCAAGGCCGCCGAAGTGCTGGTCAAGGAAGGTTTCGACGTGATGGTCTACACCAGCGATGACCCGATCATCGCCCGTCAACTGGCGGAAATCGGCTGCATCGCGGTGATGCCGCTGGCCGGCCTGATCGGCACGGGCCTGGGGATCTGCAACCCGTACAACCTGCAGATCATCCTCGAAGAAGCCAAGATCCCGGTGTTGGTGGATGCCGGTGTCGGTACCGCCTCCGATGCAACCATCGCCATGGAACTGGGTTGCGAAGCGGTGCTGATGAACTCGGCTATCGCCCATGCCCAGCAGCCGATCATGATGGCTGAAGCCATGAAACACGCCATCGTGGCAGGTCGCTTGGCCTACCTCGCCGGCCGCATGCCGAAAAAACTCTATGCCAGCGCCTCCTCGCCGCTGGATGGTCTGATCAAGTAA
- the trmB gene encoding tRNA (guanosine(46)-N7)-methyltransferase TrmB, with amino-acid sequence MTESNETPIQPEEGEERQHRRIKSFVMRAGRMTEGQQKGLEQGSPLFVLPLADAPVDFDQVFGRSAPRSLEIGFGMGHSLLEMAAASPEQDFIGVEVHRPGVGALLNGVLTQGLTNLRVYDCDAIEVLNRCVADNSLDRLMLFFPDPWHKSRHHKRRIVQASFAELVRSKLKVGGVLHMATDWEPYAEYMLEVMNVAPGYRNLAEDGKCVPRPTERPITKFERRGERLGHGVWDLKFEKQS; translated from the coding sequence ATGACTGAATCAAACGAAACGCCTATCCAGCCGGAAGAAGGCGAAGAGCGCCAACACCGCCGCATCAAGAGTTTTGTGATGCGCGCCGGGCGCATGACCGAAGGCCAGCAAAAAGGTCTGGAACAGGGCTCGCCGCTGTTCGTGCTGCCTCTGGCCGATGCGCCGGTGGACTTCGATCAGGTGTTCGGTCGTTCGGCACCGCGCTCGCTGGAAATCGGTTTCGGCATGGGCCATTCGCTGCTGGAAATGGCCGCAGCCTCTCCAGAGCAGGATTTCATCGGCGTGGAAGTGCACCGTCCGGGTGTGGGAGCGCTGCTCAATGGCGTGCTGACTCAGGGCCTGACCAACCTGCGGGTCTACGATTGCGATGCGATTGAAGTGCTCAACCGCTGCGTGGCCGACAACAGCCTCGATCGCCTGATGCTGTTTTTCCCGGACCCATGGCACAAGAGCCGCCACCACAAGCGCCGTATCGTTCAGGCGTCGTTCGCTGAACTGGTGCGCAGCAAGTTGAAGGTCGGCGGTGTGCTGCACATGGCCACCGATTGGGAACCGTACGCCGAGTACATGCTGGAAGTGATGAACGTTGCGCCGGGTTATCGCAACCTGGCCGAAGACGGCAAATGCGTCCCGCGCCCGACCGAGCGCCCAATCACCAAGTTCGAACGCCGCGGCGAACGACTTGGGCATGGCGTGTGGGATCTGAAGTTCGAGAAACAGTCCTAA
- a CDS encoding DUF3392 domain-containing protein has product MDLILDLLATASRWSRSNLSEIALALVGCLLVLFGADIKGWVDQRLGSIAGALRVPLMALLCMIGSGVALIYATPWIIKGLSQFNNYSLAPVLLVVLVLIGVVADRR; this is encoded by the coding sequence ATGGATTTGATACTCGACCTGCTCGCCACCGCGTCCCGCTGGAGCCGTAGCAACCTGTCTGAAATCGCTCTGGCACTGGTGGGCTGCCTGCTGGTGTTGTTTGGCGCCGATATCAAAGGCTGGGTCGACCAACGCCTGGGCAGCATCGCCGGCGCCTTGCGCGTCCCGCTGATGGCCCTGCTGTGCATGATCGGCAGCGGCGTCGCGCTGATCTACGCCACGCCGTGGATCATCAAAGGCCTGAGCCAGTTCAACAACTACAGCCTGGCGCCGGTGTTGTTGGTGGTGCTGGTGTTGATCGGCGTCGTCGCAGACCGCCGCTAA
- the hemW gene encoding radical SAM family heme chaperone HemW, producing MIHDSSASPLIFGGDAQSPRAALPVLPPLALYIHIPWCVRKCPYCDFNSHTASPVLPEEEYVDALLADLDQDLHAVYGRELSSIFFGGGTPSLFSAEALGRLLKGVEQRIPFASDIEITLEANPGTFEQEKFVAYRALGINRLSIGIQSFQEEKLKALGRIHNGDEAVRAAGMARQAGFDNFNLDLMHGLPDQSLDDALSDLRQAIALKPTHLSWYQLTLEPNTVFWNQPPTLPEDDTLWDIQEAGQALLAEHGYAQYEVSAYAQPGRPARHNLNYWSFGDFIGIGAGAHGKLSHPDGRIVRTWKTRLPKDYLNPAKSFKAGEKALTNEELPFEFLMNALRLTAGVESRLYPERTGLSLESLAEGRREAEQSGLLQVEPSRLAATERGQLFLNDLLQTFLS from the coding sequence ATGATCCATGACTCATCCGCGTCGCCGCTGATCTTCGGCGGCGACGCCCAATCGCCTCGGGCCGCCCTGCCTGTGCTGCCGCCCCTGGCGCTGTACATCCACATCCCGTGGTGTGTGCGCAAATGTCCTTATTGCGACTTCAATTCCCACACCGCCAGCCCGGTGTTGCCGGAAGAAGAATATGTCGACGCGTTGCTGGCCGACCTCGATCAGGACCTGCATGCCGTCTACGGCCGTGAGCTGAGTTCGATCTTCTTTGGCGGCGGCACGCCGAGCCTGTTCAGCGCCGAGGCGTTGGGCCGTTTGCTCAAAGGCGTCGAGCAGCGCATTCCGTTCGCCAGCGACATCGAAATTACCCTGGAAGCCAATCCCGGGACGTTCGAGCAAGAGAAGTTCGTCGCCTACCGGGCGCTGGGCATCAATCGCCTGTCGATCGGCATCCAGAGCTTTCAGGAAGAGAAACTCAAGGCCCTGGGGCGGATTCACAACGGTGACGAAGCGGTACGTGCCGCCGGCATGGCCCGTCAGGCCGGGTTCGATAACTTCAATCTGGACCTGATGCACGGTTTGCCCGATCAGTCCCTGGACGACGCCCTGAGCGATCTGCGCCAGGCCATCGCCCTGAAGCCGACCCACTTGTCCTGGTATCAGCTGACCCTGGAGCCGAACACGGTGTTCTGGAACCAGCCGCCGACGCTGCCGGAAGACGACACGTTGTGGGACATTCAGGAGGCCGGTCAGGCGCTGTTGGCCGAGCACGGTTACGCGCAATACGAAGTTTCGGCCTATGCCCAGCCCGGCCGTCCGGCGCGGCACAACCTCAATTACTGGAGTTTCGGCGACTTCATCGGCATCGGTGCCGGGGCTCACGGCAAACTCAGTCACCCCGACGGGCGCATCGTCCGCACCTGGAAGACCCGGTTGCCGAAGGACTACCTCAACCCGGCCAAAAGCTTCAAGGCTGGGGAGAAAGCTCTGACCAATGAAGAACTGCCGTTCGAGTTCCTGATGAACGCCTTGCGCCTGACCGCCGGCGTGGAATCGCGACTGTACCCGGAACGCACCGGGCTGAGCCTGGAAAGCCTCGCCGAAGGCCGCCGCGAGGCCGAACAAAGTGGCTTGTTGCAGGTCGAACCGTCACGTCTGGCGGCCACCGAGCGCGGACAACTCTTCCTCAATGACTTGTTGCAGACATTTTTGAGCTGA
- the rdgB gene encoding RdgB/HAM1 family non-canonical purine NTP pyrophosphatase encodes MINFTQLVLASHNAGKLKELQAMLGESVQLRSIGEFSSVEPEETGLSFVENAILKARNAARISGLPALADDSGLAVDFLGGAPGIYSARYADGQGDAANNAKLLDVLKDVPQAERGAQFVCVLALVRHADDPLPILCEGLWHGRILPAASGEHGFGYDPLFWVPERDCSSAELSPSDKNLISHRARAMDLLRQRLGLK; translated from the coding sequence ATGATCAACTTCACGCAACTCGTACTGGCCAGCCATAACGCCGGCAAACTCAAGGAACTTCAGGCCATGCTCGGCGAATCGGTGCAACTGCGCTCGATCGGCGAGTTCAGCAGCGTCGAGCCTGAAGAAACCGGCCTGTCGTTCGTCGAAAACGCCATCCTCAAGGCCCGCAATGCCGCGCGCATCTCCGGCCTGCCAGCGCTGGCCGACGATTCGGGGTTGGCCGTGGATTTCCTCGGCGGTGCGCCGGGTATCTACTCGGCGCGTTACGCCGACGGTCAGGGCGATGCGGCGAACAACGCCAAACTGCTCGACGTATTGAAGGACGTGCCGCAAGCCGAGCGCGGTGCGCAGTTTGTCTGCGTTCTGGCGCTGGTGCGTCATGCCGACGATCCGTTGCCGATTCTCTGCGAAGGCCTGTGGCACGGACGAATCCTGCCAGCGGCCAGCGGCGAACACGGTTTTGGTTACGATCCACTGTTCTGGGTGCCGGAACGCGACTGCTCCAGCGCCGAACTGAGCCCGAGCGACAAGAACCTCATCAGCCACCGCGCCCGTGCAATGGATCTGCTGCGCCAGCGTCTGGGCCTGAAATGA
- a CDS encoding DUF4426 domain-containing protein, translating to MGRLALFVLTACLSVTAMAADVIKGERKETFGDVTVHYNTFNSTFLTPDIAKAAGLTRSKNQGVINVSVLKDGKPLTAEVSGSVKDLTSQTVPLKFKQITEQGAIYYIAQFPVDQQEVRTFDIKVQNGDKINTINFNQELFPGE from the coding sequence ATGGGTCGACTAGCGCTGTTTGTACTTACTGCCTGCCTGAGCGTCACCGCCATGGCCGCCGACGTCATCAAAGGCGAGCGCAAAGAAACCTTTGGCGATGTAACGGTGCACTACAACACCTTCAACTCCACCTTCCTGACACCGGATATCGCCAAAGCTGCCGGGCTGACGCGAAGCAAGAACCAGGGCGTGATAAACGTCTCCGTGCTCAAGGATGGCAAACCACTGACCGCTGAAGTCAGCGGATCGGTGAAAGACCTGACCAGCCAGACCGTACCGTTGAAGTTCAAACAGATCACTGAACAAGGCGCGATCTACTACATCGCCCAGTTCCCGGTCGATCAACAGGAAGTCCGCACCTTCGACATCAAGGTGCAGAACGGCGATAAAATCAACACCATCAATTTCAACCAAGAGCTCTTCCCCGGCGAATGA
- the metW gene encoding methionine biosynthesis protein MetW gives MRADLEIIQEWIPAGSRVLDLGCGDGELLTWLRDNKQVTGYGLENDPDNIAECVAKGINVIEQDLDKGLGNFASNSFDVVVMTQALQAVHYPDKILDEMLRVGRQCIITFPNFGHWRCRWYLASKGRMPVSDFLPYTWYNTPNIHFCTFEDFEALCREREARVIDRLAVDQQHRHGWASKLWPNLLGEIGIYRVSSPGLQDHKVAV, from the coding sequence ATGAGAGCTGATCTGGAAATCATCCAGGAATGGATCCCCGCCGGCAGCCGCGTGCTCGACCTCGGTTGCGGCGACGGTGAGCTGCTGACCTGGTTGCGCGATAACAAGCAAGTGACCGGCTATGGCCTGGAAAACGACCCGGACAACATCGCCGAATGCGTGGCCAAGGGCATCAACGTGATTGAGCAGGACCTGGACAAGGGCCTGGGTAACTTTGCCAGCAACAGCTTCGACGTCGTGGTCATGACCCAGGCGCTGCAGGCCGTGCACTACCCGGACAAGATCCTCGACGAAATGCTGCGCGTCGGTCGCCAGTGCATCATCACCTTCCCCAACTTCGGTCACTGGCGCTGCCGCTGGTACCTGGCGAGCAAGGGCCGGATGCCGGTGTCCGATTTTCTGCCGTACACCTGGTACAACACGCCGAACATCCACTTTTGCACTTTCGAAGACTTTGAAGCGTTGTGTCGCGAACGTGAAGCCAGGGTCATTGATCGGCTTGCCGTGGATCAACAGCACCGCCACGGGTGGGCCAGTAAGCTATGGCCTAATCTATTAGGTGAAATCGGTATTTACCGCGTCAGCAGCCCCGGGCTGCAAGACCACAAGGTCGCGGTCTGA
- a CDS encoding homoserine O-acetyltransferase produces the protein MPAAFPPDSVGLVTPQVAHFSEPLALACGRSLPAYDLIYETYGTLNAAASNAVLICHALSGHHHAAGFHSPDDRKPGWWDSCIGPGKPIDTNKFFVVSLNNLGGCNGSTGPSSVNPETGKPFGADFPVLTVEDWVHSQARLADRIGIGQWAAVIGGSLGGMQAMQWSITYPDRIRHCLAIASAPKLSAQNIAFNEVARQAILTDPEFHGGSFQEAGVIPKRGLMLARMVGHITYLSDDSMGEKFGRGLKSEKLNYDFHSVEFQVESYLRYQGEEFSGRFDANTYLLMTKALDYFDPAANFDDDLAKTFANAQAKFCVMSFTTDWRFSPARSRELVDALMAAKKDVCYLEIDAPQGHDAFLIPIPRYLQAFSNYMNRITL, from the coding sequence ATGCCAGCTGCCTTCCCCCCCGATTCTGTTGGTCTGGTGACGCCGCAAGTGGCGCACTTCAGCGAACCCCTGGCCTTGGCCTGCGGCCGTTCGCTCCCAGCTTATGACCTGATCTACGAAACCTACGGCACGCTGAACGCCGCGGCGAGCAACGCCGTGCTGATTTGCCACGCCTTGTCCGGTCATCATCACGCTGCCGGCTTCCACAGCCCCGACGACCGCAAACCCGGTTGGTGGGACAGCTGCATCGGCCCCGGCAAGCCGATTGATACCAACAAATTCTTCGTGGTCAGCCTGAACAACCTCGGCGGTTGCAACGGTTCCACCGGCCCGAGCAGCGTCAATCCGGAAACCGGCAAGCCGTTCGGCGCCGACTTCCCAGTGCTGACCGTGGAAGACTGGGTTCACAGCCAGGCGCGCCTGGCAGACCGCATCGGCATCGGCCAATGGGCCGCCGTGATCGGCGGCAGTCTCGGTGGCATGCAGGCGATGCAGTGGAGCATCACTTACCCGGATCGCATTCGCCACTGCCTGGCCATCGCCTCGGCCCCCAAGCTGTCGGCACAGAACATCGCGTTCAACGAAGTGGCGCGCCAGGCGATCCTCACCGACCCCGAGTTCCACGGCGGTTCGTTCCAGGAAGCGGGCGTGATCCCCAAGCGTGGCTTGATGCTGGCGCGGATGGTCGGGCACATCACGTACCTGTCCGATGACTCGATGGGTGAAAAATTCGGTCGTGGCCTGAAGAGCGAAAAGCTCAACTACGACTTCCACAGCGTCGAGTTTCAGGTTGAAAGCTACCTGCGTTATCAGGGCGAAGAGTTCTCCGGACGTTTCGACGCCAACACCTACCTGCTGATGACCAAGGCACTGGACTACTTCGATCCGGCGGCGAACTTCGACGACGACCTGGCGAAAACCTTCGCCAACGCCCAGGCCAAGTTCTGCGTGATGTCCTTCACCACCGACTGGCGCTTCTCCCCTGCCCGCTCGCGGGAACTGGTGGACGCGCTGATGGCGGCCAAGAAAGACGTCTGCTACCTCGAGATCGACGCTCCGCAAGGCCACGACGCCTTCCTGATTCCGATCCCGCGCTACTTGCAGGCATTCAGCAATTACATGAACCGCATTACGTTGTGA
- a CDS encoding DUF167 domain-containing protein: protein MSYFRWDGDDLILECHLQPAARSDDFCGLHGDRLKIRLTAPPVEGKANAYLMAFLAKAFGVSKSQVSLISGQLNRQKRVRICSPKKLPDLPGLVRQS from the coding sequence GTGAGCTACTTTCGCTGGGACGGTGACGACCTGATTCTGGAATGTCACCTGCAACCGGCGGCCCGCAGCGATGATTTCTGCGGGCTGCATGGGGATCGATTGAAGATTCGCCTGACGGCGCCGCCGGTTGAAGGCAAGGCCAACGCGTATTTGATGGCGTTTCTGGCCAAGGCGTTTGGGGTTTCCAAGAGCCAGGTGAGTTTGATTAGCGGGCAGTTGAACCGGCAGAAGCGGGTGCGGATTTGTTCGCCGAAGAAGCTGCCGGATTTGCCGGGGTTGGTGCGACAGAGCTGA